A single genomic interval of Pyrus communis chromosome 5, drPyrComm1.1, whole genome shotgun sequence harbors:
- the LOC137735384 gene encoding probable LRR receptor-like serine/threonine-protein kinase At3g47570, with translation MIINWMLLKLLDKQSIQLNFFTTPFLLSHKTNIIVMGMGFYNSISAVFLSSLFMHAFILHSCLPCFALPGNETDRLALLEIKASITHDPFEVLTLWNETIHFCYWHGVTCGRRHKRVTRLSLRSFKLAGSISPHIGNLSFLRVIDLQNNSLGHEIPPEFNRLHRLQHLLLNNNSLSGEIPTNLSRCSQLLVLDVGSNELMGKIPKELGLLSKLRGFAIHYNHFTGGVPTSFSNLSSLEGFSAIYNNLSGTVPDIFGRMTNLSFLSFGENSFSGMLPPSIFNLSSLTVLSMAENEIQGSLPSNLGMVFPSLQTFAISANQFSGSIPVSLSNASNLIRLGMGGNHLHGKVPPLTNLHKLEWLILADNHLGSGGIDDLTFLCDLTNATHLEILQMFTNNFWGTLPQCIGNLSSSLQVFDIAQNKILGSIPNEIVNLANLERLGMEENQISGHIPPGLGKLHKLYKLNLGMNSLSGNLPSSFRNLSQLNLLGLAGNKLQGNIPPSLAECQNLRILQLGANNFSGIISQEIFGLLNLYDLSLGQNQFIGSLPENIGILINLEYLDISDNMLFGKIPASLVSCIKLEYLDMHGNFFNGTIPSTLSSLRGLSKLYLSHNNLSGTIPEFLEGFVFLESLNLSYNNFEGMLPIKGVFKNATATSVEGNSKLCGGIPEFHLPKCKLQHAKKKGLSLTMKLVLSLVCGILGVIFALTFLYLYSSRRDKKGQAATDSDKFPQVSYQSLLKATNGFSSTNLVGMGSFGSVYKGVFEQGETTVAIKVLNLVRRGAYKSFIAECEAFRNIRHRNLVKVLSACSGFDYRGHDFKALIYEFMVNGSLEEWLYPIHTIGETNERPRILTISQRLNIVIDVAMALDYLHHHCETPIVHCDLKPSNILLNEDMVAHVGDFGLVRFLPKAAENSSGNQSSSLGIKGTIGYAPPEYGMGHEVWTQGDVYSFGILLLEIFTGKRPTDDMFQGTSNLYSFVKAALPEQVEEVLDPVFVQESNHPNEGRARNRILIIESLISVLEIGVACSAELPRERLNICDAVAHMCRIRNKLRANGICE, from the exons ATGATTATAAATTGGATGCTGCTAAAGCTGCTAGACAAACAATCAATACAGCTCAACTTTTTTACAACTCCATTTCTACTTTCGCACAAAACAAATATCATCGTCATGGGGATGGGGTTTTACAACTCCATTTCTGCAGTGTTTTTGTCATCCTTGTTTATGCATGCCTTCATTCTTCACTCTTGCCTTCCTTGTTTCGCCCTTCCGGGAAATGAGACAGATAGACTCGCTTTGCTTGAAATCAAAGCTAGCATAACTCATGACCCTTTTGAAGTCCTGACTTTATGGAATGAAACCATCCACTTTTGCTATTGGCATGGCGTTACATGTGGTCGTCGTCATAAGAGGGTCACAAGGTTGAGCCTGCGGTCCTTCAAACTTGCAGGATCTATATCGCCGCATATTGGGAACTTGAGTTTTTTGAGAGTCATTGATCTCCAAAACAACAGCTTAGGCCATGAAATTCCTCCAGAATTCAACCGCTTGCACAGATTGCAACACCTACTGTTAAACAACAATTCACTGAGTGGAGAAATTCCCACTAACTTGTCGCGTTGCTCTCAGCTCCTCGTGCTCGATGTTGGTTCCAATGAGCTGATGGGAAAGATTCCAAAGGAGCTTGGCCTCTTGTCAAAGTTAAGAGGTTTTGCCATCCACTATAACCACTTTACAGGGGGAGTCCCTACTTCTTTTAGCAACTTATCATCTCTTGAAGGGTTCTCCgcaatttataataatttgagTGGCACTGTCCCGGATATTTTTGGCCGAATGACCAATCTtagctttctttcttttggtgaaaatagcTTTTCGGGTATGCTTCCTCCCTCAATCtttaatctctcttctctcacagTCCTTTCTATGGCAGAAAATGAAATCCAAGGGAGTCTACCCTCAAACTTAGGTATGGTCTTTCCGAGTCTCCAAACATTTGCCATTTCCGCTAACCAATTCAGTGGATCTATTCCTGTTTCATTATCAAATGCCTCAAATCTAATTAGATTGGGGATGGGAGGTAACCACCTGCATGGAAAGGTCCCTCCGTTGACGAATTTGCATAAGCTTGAGTGGTTAATCCTTGCTGACAACCATCTCGGAAGTGGGGGAATTGATGACTTGACCTTTCTCTGCGATTTGACCAACGCCACCCATTTAGAAATTCTCCAAATGTTTACCAACAATTTTTGGGGCACGTTACCTCAGTGCATAGGAAACCTGTCTTCTTCTCTTCAAGTCTTCGATATAgctcaaaataaaatattaggaaGTATCCCGAATGAGATTGTAAATCTGGCTAACTTAGAGCGTTTGGGGATGGAGGAGAACCAAATTTCAGGTCACATTCCCCCTGGTCTGGGAAAGCTGCACAAgttatataaattaaatttgggTATGAACTCGCTCTCTGGCAATCTTCCATCCTCTTTCAGAAATTTAAGTCAATTAAATCTGTTAGGCTTAGCAGGCAACAAACTTCAAGGCAATATCCCGCCGAGTTTAGCAGAGTGTCAGAATTTGAGGATCTTACAGCTTGGTGCCAACAATTTCAGCGGTATCATATCGCAAGAAATCTTTGGTCTGCTGAACTTGTATGATTTGAGTTTAGGACAAAATCAGTTTATAGGCTCCCTGCCAGAGAACATAGGAATTTTAATAAATCTAGAGTATTTAGATATCTCTGATAACATGTTATTCGGTAAAATTCCGGCTAGTCTTGTTAGTTGTATAAAATTAGAGTACCTAGACATGcatggaaatttcttcaatgggacaattccatcaactttgagttcactaagaggtctttcAAAATTGTATCTTTCTCACAACAACTTGTCAGGCACCATTCCAGAATTCTTAGAAGGTTTTGTATTTTTGGAATCTCTGAATCTATCTTATAACAATTTTGAGGGCATGTTGCCGATCAAAGGAGTGTTCAAGAATGCAACGGCGACATCAGTTGAAGGAAATAGCAAGCTTTGTGGGGGCATACCTGAGTTTCATTTGCCAAAGTGCAAACTCCAGCATGCAAAAAAGAAAGGATTGAGCTTAACCATGAAATTGGTTCTCTCCCTCGTTTGTGGGATTCTTGGAGTCATTTTTGCACTAACCTTTTTGTACCTTTATTCCTCACGGAGGGACAAAAAGGGTCAAGCTGCAACTGATTCGGACAAATTTCCCCAGGTGTCTTACCAAAGTCTTCTAAAGGCAACAAATGGATTCTCCTCAACCAACTTGGTCGGTATGGGCAGTTTTGGGTCCGTTTATAAAGGAGTATTTGAGCAAGGTGAAACTACAGTTGCCATCAAGGTACTCAACCTCGTTCGTCGCGGAGCTTACAAAAGTTTTATTGCTGAGTGCGAGGCTTTCAGAAATATTAGACACCGTAATCTTGTCAAGGTACTCTCAGCATGTTCTGGTTTTGATTATCGCGGTCACGACTTCAAGGCCTTAATTTATGAGTTCATGGTTAACGGGAGCTTGGAGGAATGGCTGTATCCAATTCATACAATTGGTGAGACAAATGAGAGGCCAAGGATCTTAACAATTTCTCAGAGGTTGAATATTGTTATTGATGTTGCTATGGCATTGGATTATCTCCATCATCATTGTGAGACGCCAATAGTTCATTGCGACCTCAAACCCAGCAATATTCTTCTCAATGAGGACATGGTTGCACATGTAGGTGACTTCGGGTTGGTGAGGTTCCTACCAAAAGCTGCTGAAAATTCTTCGGGAAATCAATCAAGCTCTTTAGGGATCAAGGGAACTATTGGTTATGCTCCTCCAG AATATGGCATGGGACATGAAGTGTGGACCCAAGGTGATGTGTACAGCTTTGGCATCCTCCTGTTGGAAATATTTACAGGAAAAAGACCGACCGATGACATGTTTCAGGGAACTTCAAACCTTTATAGCTTTGTGAAGGCAGCTCTACCTGAGCAAGTGGAAGAGGTTTTGGATCCCGTTTTTGTTCAAGAGAGCAATCATCCTAATGAGGGGAGGGCAAGGAATCGCATCCTAATCATAGAAAGTTTAATCTCTGTTTTAGAAATTGGTGTTGCTTGCTCAGCGGAGTTGCCTAGAGAAAGATTGAACATCTGTGATGCTGTGGCACATATGTGTCGGATCAGAAACAAACTTCGAGCAAATGGTATATGCGAATAG